Below is a window of Lacibacter sp. H407 DNA.
CCCGTGACCAGATCTTTCTTGTAAAAGGAAATACCACACCTGAAGAAGTATTGGCAAGAAGACGACAACTTGCTTCGGGTTACAACTATTACAGCAGCATTGGTATCAACTACCGTTTTGGCTCCAAGCTTAATAATGTGGTGAACCCCCGCTTTAACAGGATCGGTTCTGCAAATGAAGATTAATTTATGCTGACAGTTTTTCGTCGACCCGGGGTCTGCCCATGCGTTACTTATCTAACCACAACAATATTTCAAAATAAGGAACGGATCGATATATGTTGGGAGACCTGCACCATTAAAGGCAATACACATTCAAGTGCTTTTTTTTATAAAGGATATTTACTGCTACGATAAGTTGATGCATATTGAAGATGCCCTATAGTACTGGAATCCAGGGGTTGGCTGAAGCCAGCCCCCCGTGCAGACATTAAGTAGAGAAGACGGGAACGACGGCAGAGTTGTGGATTGAAATTAATTTACAAAAAATGACGAGAGAAAATACTCCTTTTGGGGTATTGGAGTCCCTTTTATTGGCGGTACCTTCCTCTTTTCCAAAACTCTGCATTATGAAGCACCTGTATTTTGCTTTTTTATTTGTGTGTGCTATTTACTCTTCCAATGCACAATCAGTCATTCAGTTTACTGTAACCCAACTTCCTTTGCTACAGGCAGATGCTGGTAAAGACAGCACTCTTAATAAGGGCAGTACAATTGTACTGGGTGGCGCATTGCCTGCAACAGGTGGATCGGGCACTTATACTTATGCATGGTCGCCGGCAAAAGGACTTGATAAAACCGATATTGCACGTCCTACAGCAACTGTTAACGAGGATATTACTTATACATTAACCGTTAATGATGGCTTGGCTTGTGCAAAATCTTCTGCGGTTAATTTAAAAGTTTCCTTTGCCACTTCCATTGATGAACTCTCTGCAGTTTATGGCCTGCGCCTGTTTCCCAATCCGGCAAGCGACCGTATCTATATCAGAACCAGCCGGGCGCTTCCTGATAAATTATTATTACTGGAATTGTTTGACGTGCATGGCCGAAAGCTGTATGCAAAACAAGTGAGTGGAATGGCAGCCCTTTATCAAACGATTGAGCTTGGTACATTTTCAAAAGGACTTTACCTCCTGAAGTTTAGCAGCAGCAAGATCAATACTTCGTATAAAATAATTGTACAGTAATAACAAAACCACTACAGATGAGAAAGCAATTTATACATTGGATATTTTTTTGTTTGGCGTTAGTGAGTGGAGCCGCTGTGCATGCACAATCAAAAGATTTTCAACTAAGAATTGATAATTACAGAGGCACAATACAATGGCAACAATCTCCAGATCACATAAACTGGACCAATATCGTTGGTGCCACGGTATCTAATTTAACAACTTATCCTGCCGTTACAACATACTATCGTGCTGTTATTTCAGAGCCGAATTGTACAGATATTTACAGTAATATAAAAGCTGCCTACATACAGGGCGATATTGTACTAAGTGCTGAATTGATAAAAGGCATTGTGACGCTACCAACAGGGTCAGCCTATTCTTTATCAGATTTAAAGGCATATTCACTGATTGACAGCTGCAAATTGGGAGCCAATGGTAATTTTGAGTTACTAAAAGTTGATTCCTCTTCAGAAAACTTACTAATTGTGACCAATCAAAACAAAGATGTTTGTTTGCTTGGTGTCTTTTTAGAATCGCAAAACCAATACGAATTAAACACTGAAACTACAACAGCAGGACTGTTGCTTATGTACCCGTTTTTAAAACAAGTAAATACAGAAAGAAAAAAACAACTTCTAATTCAATACAAAAATGAGCCTGAATTTACCGCATTAAAACAGGAGGTTCAGGCCGTTCATGTTGCCGGAAAAAAACTTTTTGATTCAGCTTATACGCAAATAGGGAACCTTGTTGTGAAATTAATTAAGAAGAGCTATAACAATGATAGGTACCGATTAAGTTCAAACGACCTGGATGTAGAAGTAAACGGAGGGAATGTTATCATTCGCAATAACAAGGAATTCAGTTATGTTGGAAGTGTTTACCCGGTGGGGAATAATAATTTTCCTTTACTAACTAATTTTGTGGTTGCCGGTTCACTTTTACGCTCATCGAATTTTATTCAGGGAATCCGGCCATATCTTTCAAGCTCTGATCATCTCACTACTGAAGACATGAAGTCTGAACGAATTCTTAATCTCAGAAGCATTGGAGCATCACCCAATCAACAATATAAAATTATTTTACGAACCGGTCTTGCATTAGA
It encodes the following:
- a CDS encoding T9SS type A sorting domain-containing protein; its protein translation is MKHLYFAFLFVCAIYSSNAQSVIQFTVTQLPLLQADAGKDSTLNKGSTIVLGGALPATGGSGTYTYAWSPAKGLDKTDIARPTATVNEDITYTLTVNDGLACAKSSAVNLKVSFATSIDELSAVYGLRLFPNPASDRIYIRTSRALPDKLLLLELFDVHGRKLYAKQVSGMAALYQTIELGTFSKGLYLLKFSSSKINTSYKIIVQ